The following nucleotide sequence is from Endozoicomonas sp. GU-1.
CGACTTTTGTGTTTACCTGGGTCTGGCCAATCCCTTCCAGGTGATACTCAATGGGGTCTTCAACGGTGAGAATATTTCGGGTCTGGTCATTCAGAAGGGTAAGGCTGGCATATAGAGATGTTGTCTTGCCGGATCCTGTTGGCCCTGTCACCAGAATAATGCCATAAGGTTTTTTCAGCAGTCCTTCGATCAGTGCACGGTTCCGCTCGGTCATACCGAGGTGCCTGAGTTCAAGACGGCCTGCTGCTTTGTCCAGAAGCCGGAGAACGACCCGCTCGCCATTACTGGAAGGCAGCGTGGACACCCGGACATCCACCTCCTTGCCGGCCACCCTCAGTGAAATCCGGCCATCCTGGGGCACCCGTTTCTCGGCAATATCCAGCCGGGCCATCACCTTGATGCGGGAAACCAGCAAAGAGGCAATGGTTCTTTTAAGTGACAGTACCTCCCTTAACACACCATCCACCCGCAGCCGAACCACGAGTGCCGACTCAAAGGTTTCAATATGCACATCGGAAGCACCTTCCTTGATCGCCTCAGTGAGCAGCGCATTAATCAGACGGATAACCGGGGCATCGTCACTTTGCTCAAGCAGGTCTTCCGTGATCGGAACAGCATCCGCCAGACTCGTCAGGTCCGGGTGATCACTGATGCCAGCGGCGTCCTGTAATGCTTCTGAACTGTCATTGTGATAGCAGTGAGCCAGCACCTCTGACAGTTTTTCGGCATCGACCTGCTCATAGGCAGGAAAAACACCGGAAAAGCGACTGATTTCAGCAATCAGCTCAGCCGGTGGTGTGTTATGAAAATAGAGTGTGGCTATCCCATTATCATTCTTAATGAGCACAACGCCATGCCTTTTGGCAAAACTAAAAGGTAGTCTTGGCAAAACGCTGGCTTCGCTTTCAGCATCATCTTCGGTGTCATAGTCAGCGGTCAGAGGTGTAGCCAATATCATGAACTCCTTAAATCAAAAAGGAAGCACCCGGGAGGCGGTTAGGCCTTTCCTTTTTGAAAAAACTTATTTCTTTAAAAAACAAAACTCTTATGCTTTTATTTAGAGTAAAGAATAGCCTATTCGTTAACTTCAGA
It contains:
- the gspE gene encoding type II secretion system ATPase GspE, which encodes MILATPLTADYDTEDDAESEASVLPRLPFSFAKRHGVVLIKNDNGIATLYFHNTPPAELIAEISRFSGVFPAYEQVDAEKLSEVLAHCYHNDSSEALQDAAGISDHPDLTSLADAVPITEDLLEQSDDAPVIRLINALLTEAIKEGASDVHIETFESALVVRLRVDGVLREVLSLKRTIASLLVSRIKVMARLDIAEKRVPQDGRISLRVAGKEVDVRVSTLPSSNGERVVLRLLDKAAGRLELRHLGMTERNRALIEGLLKKPYGIILVTGPTGSGKTTSLYASLTLLNDQTRNILTVEDPIEYHLEGIGQTQVNTKVDMTFARGLRAILRQDPDVVMVGEIRDRETAEIAVQASLTGHLVLSTLHTNTAVGALTRLQDMGIEPFLMSSSLLGVIAQRLVRVLCSDCKLPYSPDDAECQQLGIDASDKVTLYHAQGCKACNFSGYRGRTGIYEVFVINEQVRRMIHGLKGEQEITDCVRESSPGIREDGSRKVLEGVTTLEEVLRVTQKD